CATCCAGAACACGCAGGAAACTGTCGAGACCGTGCAGGTAGCGCTCCAGCGCCAGATCATAGGCGCGCTGGTCCGCAGCCTTCTTCGCTTCAAGTTCGTCCTTGCGCTGCCCGTCCTTCGTGAAAGCCGTCAGAGCATCGTCCACATCCTTCCAGGCCGACAGCACGGTCTTGCGATACTGGATGGCCGCAGCCTTCTGGCTGGCCTTCTTCAGCTCAAGCTGGCCCGCAAGCCGCCCACCCTGGAAAATCGGAATCGTGATGGTCGGCCCCACGTTCCACGCCCGGGCATTCCACAGGCCCAGATCCCGGAACGAGAACGACTGCATGCCGAAGCTCGCGTCGATGGTGACGCGCGGATAGAAATCCGCAATCGCCTGCCCTACTTCCGCCGTGGCCGCATGCAGATCATCGCTGGCCGCGCGGATGTCAGGACGACGCTCCGCCAGTTCGGACGGCAGACCAACCGGAACCCGTGGCGGAATCGGCTGAAGCCCTGTTGGCGTGGAGAGTTCCGCATCCAGACTGCCCGGCGGCGACCCCATCAGCAGGCTGATCGCATTGATCTCCAGTTTGGCTTCCTGTTCCAGTTCCGGAATCTGGGCCTGAATGGCGTCCAGTTCCGATCGCGCCTCTTCCTGATCCAGTTCGCTCACAAGCCCGTGCCGATAGCGCGATGAACTCAGATCCAGCACATGCTGCGCATCGTCGCGATTGCGCTGGAGGATCGTGAGCTGCTGCTGCGTCCCCCGTAGCGTCATATAATCACGCGCCAGATCAGCCTCGCGCGCGATCAGCAGCGAACGGCGCTGCTCAGTGCTTTCATCCAGATAGGCCTGAGCCGCTTCATACTGGCGACGCACACGCCCCCAGAGATCGACCTCCCACGTCGCATCGACGCCATCACGCCACTGATCAAGCAGGGGAATGGTCGCATTGCTCGCGTTCTGATCCAGAAGCTGCCCTATCCCGCCACCGGAACTCTTGGAGATATGAGAGATGATCCTGCGCAAATTCTGGGAGCTGTACTGGGCGCGGGCATAAGACCCGGAAGCGCTCAGAGCCGGAAAGCGCTCAGCTCCCGCCAGAACAAGCTGCGCCCGACTTTCAGCAAGCTGCGCCGTGCTGTGCTGCACATCGAGGTTCTCGGTCGCCAGCCGCTTTTCAAGCGCCGTCAACTCAGGATCGTTGAAAACATTCCACCAGTTTACGTCCGGCGCATCCGGAATCGTGACACTGCCTTTACTGCCGGCCTGCGCGGTCTTCCACGCCGGCGGCGTCCATGACTGAGGTTTCTTGTAGTTTGGCCCGACGGCGCAACCTGACAACAGTAATGCAAGACTGGTCAGAACCTGCTTCGATTTTGCTGCGCGCAACCACATAGATACTCTTACCCCCAGCCCATCGCGATGCCGTGATGAGCATTCTCAACTGCCAGCAGGCAACCTCCCTCAGGTCGGCCGCCTTCATCTGACGATGCTCGTTTCGCCTCTGTCGCCATGGACGCTCCTTGACGCTGACCGAACCGATCGGTCAGCATGCACCCTATCGGCTTTCCCTAAGGCGTCAATCACGCCTGCATCCCCCACGGCACCAGAGAAGATCATGCAAGACCAGGATACCTGCTCACCGCAACAGCCCGGAGATGCCTCCTCAGCCAAACGGGAGCAGATCCTGAAGGGAGCCCACGATATTTTCGCGGAACATGGCTACGAGGGCGCAAGCATGTCCGTTATCGCGCGCCATGCGGGCGTGTCGAAAGGCACGCTTTACAACTACTTCGAGAACAAGGCCGAGCTCTTCACCGCCGTTGTGAAGCAGAAGGCCGAACGGGATCTCCCGGCAGCCTTTCGCCCGGTGAACGCCGATCTGCCACCTCGCGAAACCCTCAATGCCCTCGCCCGCTCGATCATCGCCCTCATCATCGCCCCGACAGCGCTCGCGCTCTATCGGGTCATCATTTCAGAAGCGCGGCATTTCCCTCATCTTGCCGAGACGTTCTGGGAACACGCGCCCGCCATCTGCATCGACACACTGGCCCGATGGCTGACCGACCGGACCGAGAAAAAGGAGCTGAATGTCCCCGACCCGATGTTCGCTGCCGAGCAGTTCTATACCTTGTGCCAGACCCGTATCATCACACGTCGCCGCTTTGAGCTGCCTGTTTCCACGACGGACGCTGATATCGACCGGATTGCCGACGCAACCGTGACCATGTTTCTGGCAATGTATTCTGCAAGCTGAAATTTTTGTCATGATGTGAATCGTGGCCGAACTCCATGCCCTGCCACCCGTTCAGTCTCCAGACAGACAAGCGGCTCTGCATCCTGTCAGCCCTTATATCAGAAACGCCCTCCGACAGAGACAGTGACGTCCGCTTGCCGTTTACGGTTAAAGGAGACTGTCATGACCAAGAGAATGAACGACAATCTGCCCGGCGTTCTGAATGACGCAGTTGATTTCGTGACAAACGCCCGGAAGGATAATTCAGGACTCGCCTCTGCTGTGAGCGAATATATGGGAAAAGAAGGCGCGGTCGGTATTCCGGAAGTTCGCCACCGTGCTCACGAAGCGGGTCTGGACGGCCTTCTTCAGGGATGGAGAGACGCGATCAGCAAGACGCCAGCCACAGAGGCCGACATCAAAACACTGATTCCCCATGGTGTCATCAACAGGTTTGCAAGGGAAACAGGGCTTTCTCCGGACGCCGTGATTTCAGGCCTCGCTTCAGTCGTCCCCGGCATTGTCTACCGCAACGCCAGACAGGCCGAGGCAAAACAGAAACCAGAAGTCCTGTAAAACGCCGTTATAGCTATAAGAATAACGAGACAGCGTTCCGGCCTGAAGACCATTCTTCAGGCCGGAAACTGTCATGTGAAGAAGGGAAAAAGCGGAGAACTGATCCGATCTCTCCGGCTTCCTCAGATCACCTCAAGAGCAACCTTCTTTCGGGGAGGAGAGAACGCCTTGTCCAGCGCAGTCAGGTCGCCTTCCTTTAATT
The Acetobacter aceti genome window above contains:
- a CDS encoding efflux transporter outer membrane subunit, with translation MWLRAAKSKQVLTSLALLLSGCAVGPNYKKPQSWTPPAWKTAQAGSKGSVTIPDAPDVNWWNVFNDPELTALEKRLATENLDVQHSTAQLAESRAQLVLAGAERFPALSASGSYARAQYSSQNLRRIISHISKSSGGGIGQLLDQNASNATIPLLDQWRDGVDATWEVDLWGRVRRQYEAAQAYLDESTEQRRSLLIAREADLARDYMTLRGTQQQLTILQRNRDDAQHVLDLSSSRYRHGLVSELDQEEARSELDAIQAQIPELEQEAKLEINAISLLMGSPPGSLDAELSTPTGLQPIPPRVPVGLPSELAERRPDIRAASDDLHAATAEVGQAIADFYPRVTIDASFGMQSFSFRDLGLWNARAWNVGPTITIPIFQGGRLAGQLELKKASQKAAAIQYRKTVLSAWKDVDDALTAFTKDGQRKDELEAKKAADQRAYDLALERYLHGLDSFLRVLDAERRLFQSEQNLTAQIEQESVDVVRLYGSLGGGWESVF
- a CDS encoding YidB family protein encodes the protein MTKRMNDNLPGVLNDAVDFVTNARKDNSGLASAVSEYMGKEGAVGIPEVRHRAHEAGLDGLLQGWRDAISKTPATEADIKTLIPHGVINRFARETGLSPDAVISGLASVVPGIVYRNARQAEAKQKPEVL
- a CDS encoding TetR/AcrR family transcriptional regulator, with product MQDQDTCSPQQPGDASSAKREQILKGAHDIFAEHGYEGASMSVIARHAGVSKGTLYNYFENKAELFTAVVKQKAERDLPAAFRPVNADLPPRETLNALARSIIALIIAPTALALYRVIISEARHFPHLAETFWEHAPAICIDTLARWLTDRTEKKELNVPDPMFAAEQFYTLCQTRIITRRRFELPVSTTDADIDRIADATVTMFLAMYSAS